A region of Subtercola boreus DNA encodes the following proteins:
- a CDS encoding quinone oxidoreductase family protein: protein MTGTMRAAVLTEFGGPEVLQLREVARPLPQPGWVDVRLTCAALNWHDVLVRRGQYASPLPHVPGADGAGIRVDTGEEVMILPSLHWGRRENAPAADWQILGDHQHGTYAEFVSVPEDCLVPKPPGLSWHEAAALPLVGVTVFRALFSRGRLQAGEHLLVLGAGGGVATMAVSLAAAIGAHVSVTSSSEEKIARAVSAGADDGVLYSDPAWPEEARKLTPDARGFDLVLDSVGTWAESLRALRLGGRLVTLGASRSDVATIAVRPFYFAQHEIIGTSMGSPQDFAGLLSLLDRTAAAPPPVDRVFPLDAASEAHAHLESGTAIGKVVLDIV, encoded by the coding sequence GTGACCGGGACCATGCGCGCTGCGGTGCTGACCGAGTTCGGCGGCCCCGAGGTTCTGCAGCTGCGCGAGGTGGCACGTCCGCTGCCGCAGCCGGGGTGGGTGGATGTTCGCCTGACGTGCGCCGCGCTGAACTGGCACGACGTGCTCGTGCGCCGCGGGCAGTACGCCTCGCCGCTCCCCCACGTGCCCGGCGCCGACGGTGCCGGCATCCGCGTCGACACCGGCGAGGAGGTCATGATCCTGCCGTCGCTCCACTGGGGTCGGCGCGAGAACGCACCGGCGGCCGACTGGCAGATCCTCGGCGACCACCAGCACGGCACCTATGCCGAGTTCGTCTCGGTTCCGGAGGACTGCCTGGTGCCGAAGCCCCCCGGCCTCAGCTGGCACGAGGCGGCGGCGCTGCCTCTCGTCGGCGTCACCGTGTTCCGCGCACTGTTCAGCCGGGGGCGGCTGCAGGCGGGCGAGCACCTGCTCGTGCTGGGTGCCGGCGGCGGGGTCGCGACCATGGCCGTCTCGCTCGCCGCGGCCATCGGCGCGCACGTGAGCGTCACGTCGTCGTCGGAGGAGAAGATCGCCCGGGCGGTCTCGGCCGGCGCCGACGACGGGGTGCTGTACTCCGACCCGGCCTGGCCGGAGGAGGCCAGGAAGCTGACGCCGGATGCCCGGGGGTTCGACCTGGTGCTCGACTCGGTCGGCACCTGGGCCGAGTCCTTGCGCGCCCTCCGCCTCGGCGGCCGATTGGTCACCCTGGGCGCCTCGCGCTCGGATGTCGCGACCATCGCCGTGCGTCCCTTCTACTTCGCACAGCACGAGATCATCGGCACCTCGATGGGTAGCCCGCAGGACTTCGCGGGGCTCCTGTCGCTGCTCGACCGCACGGCCGCCGCGCCTCCACCCGTCGATCGCGTCTTCCCCCTGGACGCAGCATCCGAAGCCCACGCCCACCTCGAGAGCGGTACGGCGATCGGGAAGGTCGTTCTCGACATCGTGTAG